From one Bacteroides fragilis NCTC 9343 genomic stretch:
- a CDS encoding BlaI/MecI/CopY family transcriptional regulator gives MEKLTMQEEEVMIYIWELESCYVKDIVAKFEQPTPPYTTVASIVKNLERKKYVKAQRVGNTYLYTPSIKESEYKRSFMSGVVRNYFENSYKEMVSFFAKDQKISTNDLKEIIDMIEKGQEK, from the coding sequence ATGGAAAAGTTGACAATGCAAGAAGAAGAAGTGATGATCTACATTTGGGAACTGGAAAGTTGCTATGTGAAAGACATCGTTGCCAAGTTTGAGCAACCTACTCCTCCCTACACCACGGTGGCTTCCATCGTGAAGAATCTCGAACGGAAAAAATATGTAAAGGCACAGCGTGTAGGAAACACGTATCTGTACACTCCGTCTATTAAAGAAAGCGAATACAAACGAAGTTTCATGAGTGGAGTCGTACGGAACTACTTTGAAAACTCTTACAAAGAGATGGTTTCTTTCTTCGCCAAAGATCAAAAGATATCGACCAACGACCTGAAGGAAATCATCGACATGATTGAGAAAGGACAAGAAAAATAA
- a CDS encoding TlpA family protein disulfide reductase, translating into MKKITFIAILLLCICSLTKAKEKVIEQPPFIAWTSTSIQVDKVVLSDTATVLYIKAFYHPKQWIRISGQSFLKDNNGETYTLRSGIGIKPDTEFWMPESGEGEFRLVFPPIPVSATSIDFSEGDNVQGAFKIWGIQLKGKALPELLLPQEAIVHKIDINDELPEPKIEYKDATIKGRILDYRPGLVSKIVPIIFDPVKGAYESEEVKINNDGTFVTRVKVPTTTSAAIRLFGKMITFYAVPGEESSVIINTRELCRQQSKFHKDDKPYGEAVYFGGTLAGLSQEYSNCTLKTSILNDYRQLFKDVAGMDAGAYKDFIYGKRANLLASIEKAPISKALKAVLGNQVDAEAAQAISLTEMVIKQAYTMEHKMSKEEAREYFNTAQIELPENYYANAFRPLASINTMAALYNSKLSELIPYYLRRRTDELTKAWGTDKGIYFDINKAGELYSSIKEFTPLTAEQEVILATLPPACQNEVRDANNQLLKTLEANKKKTGFTINEVGDVSNEELFSSIISKYRGKVILVDFWATWCGPCRMANKAMLPLKEELKGKDIVYLYITGETSPLKTWENMIPDIHGEHFRLTDAQWSFLGDKFDIRGVPTYLIIDREGNVKHQKTGFPGVAQIKEELMKVYD; encoded by the coding sequence ATGAAGAAAATCACATTTATTGCTATTCTTTTGCTGTGTATCTGTAGCCTCACAAAAGCTAAAGAGAAAGTTATAGAGCAACCCCCATTCATCGCCTGGACCAGTACCTCTATTCAAGTGGACAAAGTTGTTCTCAGCGATACAGCTACGGTGCTTTATATCAAAGCATTCTATCATCCCAAGCAATGGATCAGGATTTCCGGACAAAGTTTCCTGAAGGACAATAACGGAGAAACTTACACTCTGCGTTCGGGAATCGGTATCAAGCCCGACACGGAATTCTGGATGCCCGAATCCGGAGAAGGAGAATTCCGCCTGGTATTCCCACCGATCCCGGTCTCGGCTACTTCGATCGATTTTTCAGAAGGAGACAACGTTCAAGGTGCTTTCAAGATATGGGGCATTCAGCTGAAAGGCAAAGCCCTCCCGGAACTTTTGTTACCTCAAGAAGCCATCGTACATAAAATCGACATCAACGATGAATTGCCCGAGCCCAAAATTGAATATAAAGACGCTACTATAAAAGGACGGATTCTGGATTATCGCCCGGGACTCGTCAGCAAAATTGTACCGATTATATTCGATCCGGTAAAAGGTGCCTACGAAAGCGAAGAAGTAAAAATAAACAATGACGGTACATTCGTCACGAGAGTGAAAGTGCCGACCACCACATCGGCTGCCATCCGCCTTTTTGGTAAAATGATAACTTTCTATGCCGTACCGGGCGAAGAGAGCAGCGTCATTATCAATACCCGTGAACTTTGCCGCCAGCAATCCAAGTTTCATAAGGATGACAAACCTTATGGCGAAGCCGTTTATTTCGGCGGAACATTAGCCGGCCTGTCACAGGAATATTCGAACTGCACCCTAAAAACCTCCATTCTAAATGATTACCGCCAATTATTCAAGGATGTAGCAGGAATGGACGCCGGCGCTTACAAAGACTTTATCTATGGAAAGCGGGCTAATCTCCTGGCATCCATAGAGAAAGCTCCAATCAGCAAGGCGCTCAAGGCAGTGTTGGGCAATCAAGTGGATGCCGAGGCTGCCCAAGCCATCTCCCTGACGGAAATGGTTATCAAGCAAGCCTACACTATGGAGCACAAAATGAGCAAAGAAGAGGCCAGGGAATACTTTAACACGGCTCAGATAGAACTGCCTGAAAATTATTATGCGAATGCTTTCAGACCGCTCGCTTCCATCAACACCATGGCAGCACTCTATAATTCCAAGCTCTCCGAACTGATTCCGTATTATCTACGCCGTCGAACCGATGAACTGACCAAAGCCTGGGGAACCGACAAAGGAATCTACTTCGATATCAACAAAGCAGGCGAACTCTATTCGTCCATCAAAGAGTTCACCCCGCTGACTGCCGAACAGGAAGTGATACTTGCCACTCTTCCACCTGCCTGTCAGAATGAAGTGCGGGACGCCAACAACCAACTGCTGAAGACCCTTGAGGCCAATAAAAAGAAGACAGGGTTCACCATCAACGAAGTTGGTGACGTCAGCAATGAAGAGCTGTTTTCATCCATCATCTCTAAGTACCGGGGCAAAGTGATTCTGGTAGACTTCTGGGCAACCTGGTGCGGCCCCTGCCGCATGGCCAATAAAGCAATGTTGCCACTGAAGGAAGAGTTGAAAGGAAAGGACATCGTCTACCTTTACATTACCGGCGAAACCTCCCCCCTGAAAACATGGGAGAACATGATTCCGGATATCCACGGTGAGCATTTCCGTTTAACGGATGCCCAATGGAGTTTCTTAGGTGATAAATTCGACATAAGGGGCGTACCCACCTATCTCATCATCGATCGGGAAGGAAATGTCAAACATCAAAAGACAGGATTCCCGGGTGTAGCCCAAATAAAAGAGGAATTGATGAAAGTATATGATTAA
- a CDS encoding M56 family metallopeptidase encodes MTPELAYFLKINIAIALFYAFYRLFFYRDTFFQWRRTALLCFLVISPLYPVLNIQEWIRSHEPMVAMVDLYATIVLPEIEITPEVRAADWQSIILSTVNIIYWSGVTLLLVRFFAQLASILRLRLRCRKDQIEGIPVYLLDKESGPFSFFHWIFIYPQAHPQNELSEILTHEGTHARQRHSIDVIISELMCIACWFNPFMWLMKREVRNNLEYMADNRVLEAGHDSKSYQYHLLGLAHQKSAITLSNSFNVLPLKNRITMMNKKRTKEIGRTKYLLFIPLALALMIVSNIEAVARTTKSIAQEVMQTVEEQMEPENTVAVKESTSSPQAANHISQPQESGIAEQPAQEESREQIVFEVVEKMPEFPGGVRNMNHFINSHLRYPVIAQENGTQGQVIAQFVIQADGTLSDLKIVKSVDPLLDAEAMRVIKEMPKWQPGKQRGIAVATRVTVPIRFRLMDSDSAPSTDSNKNQENTIFDVVEQAPEFPGGMEACLKYMYKNIKYPAVAMEAGIQGQVVIQIVIDKDGKIHDPKIVRGVSPELNAEAVRVISNMPQWIPGKQKGKNVATRFTLPVRFRLA; translated from the coding sequence ATGACTCCCGAACTGGCATATTTTCTGAAAATAAATATAGCAATTGCTTTATTCTACGCCTTCTATCGGTTGTTTTTCTACAGAGACACCTTCTTCCAATGGCGAAGGACAGCTTTGCTTTGCTTCCTTGTCATTTCTCCGCTCTATCCGGTACTGAACATTCAGGAATGGATCAGATCGCACGAACCGATGGTAGCAATGGTCGATTTGTATGCAACAATCGTATTGCCCGAAATCGAAATAACTCCCGAGGTTAGGGCTGCGGACTGGCAAAGTATCATTTTATCTACAGTAAATATCATCTATTGGTCAGGGGTCACTTTACTTTTAGTACGTTTCTTCGCTCAGCTTGCCAGTATTCTACGGTTACGTCTTCGTTGCCGGAAAGATCAGATAGAAGGAATACCCGTCTATCTGCTGGATAAAGAAAGTGGTCCTTTTTCTTTTTTTCACTGGATTTTCATTTATCCGCAGGCACACCCGCAGAACGAATTAAGTGAAATCCTGACTCACGAAGGAACACATGCCCGCCAAAGACATTCCATAGATGTGATTATCAGTGAGCTAATGTGTATTGCCTGCTGGTTCAATCCTTTCATGTGGTTGATGAAGCGGGAAGTACGGAACAATCTGGAATACATGGCGGATAATCGGGTGTTGGAAGCCGGACATGATTCAAAGTCCTATCAATATCATTTGTTGGGACTGGCACATCAAAAGAGCGCGATCACCCTTTCCAACAGCTTCAATGTGTTGCCGCTGAAGAACCGTATCACGATGATGAACAAAAAGAGAACCAAGGAGATAGGACGCACCAAGTATCTGCTATTTATCCCCTTGGCTCTTGCTTTGATGATAGTAAGTAACATCGAAGCAGTGGCACGTACCACTAAAAGTATTGCACAGGAAGTGATGCAAACCGTAGAAGAACAGATGGAACCCGAAAACACTGTTGCTGTTAAGGAAAGCACTTCCTCTCCCCAGGCAGCCAATCATATTTCACAACCTCAAGAGAGCGGCATAGCCGAACAGCCCGCCCAAGAAGAAAGCCGGGAGCAAATCGTATTCGAGGTTGTGGAGAAAATGCCGGAGTTTCCGGGTGGCGTAAGGAATATGAATCATTTCATCAACAGCCATCTTCGTTATCCGGTGATCGCCCAGGAAAACGGAACACAAGGCCAAGTCATCGCACAGTTCGTAATTCAGGCAGACGGTACACTCTCTGACCTGAAAATAGTGAAAAGCGTAGACCCGTTGCTGGATGCCGAAGCCATGCGCGTGATAAAAGAGATGCCTAAATGGCAACCCGGGAAACAAAGAGGAATAGCTGTTGCCACCAGGGTCACAGTGCCGATACGATTCCGACTGATGGATTCCGATTCCGCTCCGTCAACAGACAGCAATAAGAATCAGGAGAATACCATATTCGATGTGGTTGAACAAGCACCGGAATTCCCCGGCGGAATGGAAGCCTGCCTGAAATATATGTATAAAAATATAAAATATCCGGCAGTCGCAATGGAAGCGGGAATACAAGGACAAGTTGTCATACAAATAGTCATTGACAAGGACGGGAAAATACATGATCCCAAGATAGTTCGGGGAGTATCGCCGGAACTGAATGCCGAAGCGGTCCGCGTGATAAGCAACATGCCTCAGTGGATACCCGGAAAACAAAAGGGAAAGAACGTGGCAACCCGATTCACACTTCCGGTCCGCTTCCGTCTGGCTTAG
- a CDS encoding SGNH/GDSL hydrolase family protein produces the protein MKPFISFCLLLCICLGKLYAQGINIVYIGNSITQGALLKTPATEAPPVQASQYIEQATKQSVAFRNCGVSGATTLNFLPIAERQFPNVKSAAQELSQRKGTLLFSIMLGTNDSACNGPFGSPVEPVSYYTNMKTIIDELLSLYPECKVVIHQPIWYSPNTYNSAMYLAAGLKRLKSYTPMIHKLVDHYSQANPNQVFLGDTAASDFFRNNYQSYFTPENGNAGTFYLHPNKEGAGILGKYWAEAILKAI, from the coding sequence ATGAAACCGTTTATCTCTTTTTGTCTTTTATTATGTATTTGCTTAGGTAAACTATATGCGCAAGGCATAAATATCGTATACATAGGCAACAGTATTACCCAAGGCGCATTATTGAAAACTCCGGCAACGGAAGCACCGCCGGTACAGGCAAGTCAATACATCGAACAAGCAACCAAGCAATCGGTCGCTTTTCGAAATTGTGGAGTAAGCGGAGCGACCACTTTGAATTTTCTTCCAATCGCAGAAAGACAATTTCCGAATGTAAAATCTGCCGCCCAAGAATTGAGTCAACGTAAAGGAACACTGCTTTTTTCCATTATGCTGGGCACGAATGACAGTGCTTGTAACGGTCCATTCGGTTCTCCGGTGGAACCGGTGTCCTACTATACCAACATGAAAACAATTATCGACGAACTCCTTTCTTTGTATCCGGAATGCAAAGTGGTGATTCATCAACCAATCTGGTATAGCCCGAACACATATAACAGTGCCATGTATCTGGCTGCCGGCCTCAAGCGACTGAAAAGCTACACTCCCATGATCCATAAACTGGTAGACCACTATTCACAGGCAAACCCCAATCAAGTCTTTTTGGGAGATACGGCTGCTTCCGATTTCTTCCGGAACAATTATCAGAGTTATTTCACGCCGGAGAATGGAAATGCAGGTACTTTTTATCTGCACCCGAATAAAGAGGGAGCCGGTATCTTGGGTAAATACTGGGCAGAGGCTATCCTAAAGGCAATATAA
- a CDS encoding SGNH/GDSL hydrolase family protein: MLMAVFCLGASLIGINAQEKDWANLQRYAQQNAELPKPDKNEKRVVFMGNSITEGWVNTHPDFFKSNGYIGRGIGGQTSYQFLVRFREDVINLSPALVVINAATNDIAENTGAYHEDRTFGNIVSMVELAKANHIKVILTTTLPAAAFGWNPSIKDAPQKIASLNARLKAYAQTNKIPFVDYYSSMVSGSNKALNPAYTKDGVHPTSEGYDVMENLIQQAINKTLR, from the coding sequence ATGCTGATGGCTGTCTTCTGCCTCGGAGCATCATTGATAGGAATAAATGCCCAAGAAAAAGACTGGGCTAACCTGCAACGTTATGCACAACAAAACGCCGAACTTCCGAAACCGGACAAAAACGAAAAGAGAGTGGTCTTTATGGGCAATTCCATCACAGAAGGATGGGTAAACACTCATCCTGATTTCTTTAAATCCAACGGTTACATCGGCCGGGGCATCGGCGGACAGACTTCTTACCAGTTCCTGGTACGTTTCAGGGAAGATGTCATCAACTTATCTCCTGCACTGGTAGTAATCAATGCAGCCACAAATGATATTGCCGAGAACACAGGAGCATATCATGAGGACCGCACTTTTGGCAATATTGTTTCGATGGTGGAACTGGCAAAAGCCAATCATATAAAAGTGATATTGACCACCACTTTACCGGCTGCCGCTTTCGGTTGGAATCCTTCCATTAAAGATGCTCCTCAAAAGATAGCTTCACTCAATGCACGTCTGAAAGCCTATGCCCAAACAAATAAAATTCCATTCGTCGACTATTACTCTTCTATGGTGAGCGGTAGCAACAAAGCTTTGAATCCGGCCTATACCAAAGATGGTGTGCATCCCACTTCCGAAGGATATGACGTTATGGAGAATCTCATTCAACAGGCTATAAACAAGACTTTACGATAA